A stretch of the Epinephelus fuscoguttatus linkage group LG2, E.fuscoguttatus.final_Chr_v1 genome encodes the following:
- the znf280d gene encoding zinc finger protein 280C isoform X2, whose protein sequence is MSELFMECVEEELEPWQKQAPEVHLIDDDDDDDEPIFVGVLSNNQKDAKPKPSPPQSAEKQDVKRPAPKSAIGASPIMLPLSVAGNAVNTVVPNLTTVTPQPVIVNNQGFIVASPQLANSSEFIASLGSQYPPGTSFTIVPAGQQQLFQQVSPATVIPGVVHRPQVQQISNNVVTLSNVQSPAVYSAQSHQLQLNRSNPQPLQTFSAPAKANNNNKDPVLVKRGLPPQPVDNAAKRAKLDIVPTKVILPLDNGYMKKKCPKCQEEFLTQEALKFHVVSCCAVVECTSPSALNAANKRIMLVSDFYYGRFMGDGMKKEQKTNTTFKCQSCLKVLKNNIRFMNHMKHHLELEKQNSESWESHTTCQHCYRQYLTPFQLQCHIESAHSPIESSTNCKICELAFESEQVLLEHMKDNHKPGEMPYVCQVCNYRSSFFSDVETHFRSVHENTKDLLCPFCLKVLRSSHMYMQHYMKHQKKGIHRCGKCRLNFLTYKEKLEHKTHVHKTFRKPQALEGLPPGTKVTIRASLTGKTPSLPTSPDRPSFTVTPESFNQQTKPPVSASKSKSNYSAAGKAKATQSSKKQNCRTSKHNLALRNLRVNGGRYTCIECNGQVDDFFSHFPMASNCGACRYRTSCKVSIGNHMIKFHSTITKNRFLKMDYKRNSSALKLTLVCLNCDLLVDASGGDLMTKHLTDRPHHICKVIQERDIKAKDRLKNSKRKGVGFTVAPPVHALTSWAPSTSLPMSLLSRQPAKVMFVLTPPSDQKPKEMDLKPAESITSESVISESATSESVTPAAVEPPEPEPMLPADDKEKEKESAEMSVSEGTSEGEKQASLPALSSSCTSEDVLDPCEESVGNSESAVVKEELPEPEAEEQQTKTE, encoded by the exons ATGTCTGAACTTTTTATGGAGTGTGtcgaggaggagctggagccgTGGCAGAAACAAGCTCCTGAAGTTCATTTgatagatgatgatgatgatgacgatgaacCCATCTTCGTAGGAGTGCTCT CTAATAACCAGAAAGATGCCAAGCCTAAACCTTCACCTCCTCAGAGTGCAGAGAAACAAGACGTAAAGCGTCCTGCTCCCAAGTCTGCCATTGGTGCCTCACCAATAATGCTGCCCTTGAgtgtggctggaaatgcagtgaatACTGTGGTGCCCAATCTGACAACAGTGACCCCCCAGCCTGTTATTGTCAATAACCAG GGCTTCATAGTCGCCTCTCCGCAATTGGCAAACAGCAGTGAGTTTATTGCCTCTCTTGGGAGCCAGTACCCACCTGGGACTTCATTTACAATTGTACCAG CTGGTCAACAGCAGCTTTTTCAGCAGGTCTCCCCAGCCACGGTAATACCTGGTGTTGTCCACCGGCCTCAGGTGCAACAAATCAGCAACAACGTTGTGACGTTGTCTAACGTCCAAAGCCCTGCTGTGTATTCAGCACAATCTCACCAGCTGCAGCTCAACCGTTCCAATCCACAACCTCTTCAGACCTTCTCTGCGCCTGCAAAGgccaataacaataacaaag ATCCAGTCCTAGTCAAACGAGGATTACCACCACAGCCAGTAGACAACGCAGCAAAAAGAGCCAAGCTTGATATCG tgCCAACAAAAGTAATTCTCCCTTTGGATAATGGGTATATGAAGAAAAAGTGCCCAAAGTGTCAAGAAGAATTCCTTACACAGGAGGCCCTGAAATTTCatgttgtg AGCTGCTGCGCAGTCGTGGAATGTACATCTCCATCAGCCCTGAACGCTGCAAACAAGCGCATCATGCTGGTCTCAGATTTCTACTACGGCCGGTTTATGGGAGATGGGATGAAAAAGGAACAGAAGACCAACACCACGTTCAAGTGCCAGAGCTGTTTAAAAGTTCTCAAGAACAATATCAG GTTCATGAATCATATGAAGCACCACCTGGAGCTTGAAAAGCAGAACAGCGAGAGCTGGGAAAGCCACACAACTTGCCAGCACTGCTACCGACAGTACCTGACTCCGTTCCAGCTGCAGTGCCACATCGAGAGCGCCCACAGCCCGATCGAATCCTCAA CCAACTGCAAGATATGTGAGCTGGCGTTTGAGTCAGAGCAAGTTCTTCTGGAACACATGAAGGACAATCATAAGCCCGGGGAAATGCCCTACGTCTGCCAG GTCTGCAACTACCGGTCCTCCTTCTTCTCAGATGTGGAGACACATTTCCGAAGTGTCCATGAAAACACGAAAGACCTGCTCTGTCCCTTCTGTCTCAAAGTTCTCAGAAGTAGTCATATGTACATGCAACACTACATGAAACATCAG aaaaAAGGGATCCATCGCTGTGGAAAATGCCGACTGAACTTTCTCACCTACAAGGAGAAACTGGAGCACAAGACTCACGTCCACAAGACTTTCAGAAAGCCTCAAGCCCTGGAAGGCCTTCCTCCAGGAACAAAG GTGACCATTCGAGCATCCCTCACGGGAAAGACACCCTCATTGCCGACCTCCCCTGATCGTCCGAGCTTTACTGTCACTCCAGAAAGTTTCAACCAGCAAACCAAACCTCCAGTCAGTGCGTCCAAGTCTAAGTCAAACtactctgcagcaggaaaagCCAAGGCGACTCAGAGCAGCAAGAAGCAGAATTGCCGGACCAGCAAGCACAACCTGGCACTCAGGAATCTCAG AGTCAACGGAGGGCGGTACACGTGCATCGAGTGCAACGGACAAGTTGATGACTTCTTTTCTCATTTCCCAATGGCTTCAAATTGTGGTGCGTGCAGATATCGGACAAGTTGCAAAGTTTCCATTGGTAACCACATGATCAA GTTTCATAGCACCATAaccaaaaacagatttttgaaaatggatTACAAGAGGAATTCATCTGCATTAAA ATTGACGCTGGTCTGTCTCAACTGTGACCTCCTTGTGGATGCATCAGGCGGTGACCTGATGACCAAACACTTAACTGATAGACCCCATCACATATGCAAAGTCATTCAGGAGAGAG ATATCAAAGCCAAAGATCGATT AAAAAACTCTAAAAGAAAAGGGGTTGGTTTCACAGTGGCGCCCCCTGTCCATGCATTAACCAGTTGGGCCCCATCTACATCCTTACCTAT GAGTCTCCTGTCCAGGCAGCCAGCAAAAGTCATGTTTGTCTTGACGCCACCGTCCGATCAAAAACCAAAGGAAATGGACTTAAAACCAGCTGAAAGCATCACATCTGAAAGCGTCATATCTGAAAGCGCCACATCTGAAAGTGTTACTCCCGCCGCCGTTGAGCCACCAGAACCAGAGCCGAT
- the znf280d gene encoding zinc finger protein 280C isoform X1: MSELFMECVEEELEPWQKQAPEVHLIDDDDDDDEPIFVGVLSNNQKDAKPKPSPPQSAEKQDVKRPAPKSAIGASPIMLPLSVAGNAVNTVVPNLTTVTPQPVIVNNQGFIVASPQLANSSEFIASLGSQYPPGTSFTIVPAGQQQLFQQVSPATVIPGVVHRPQVQQISNNVVTLSNVQSPAVYSAQSHQLQLNRSNPQPLQTFSAPAKANNNNKDPVLVKRGLPPQPVDNAAKRAKLDIVPTKVILPLDNGYMKKKCPKCQEEFLTQEALKFHVVSCCAVVECTSPSALNAANKRIMLVSDFYYGRFMGDGMKKEQKTNTTFKCQSCLKVLKNNIRFMNHMKHHLELEKQNSESWESHTTCQHCYRQYLTPFQLQCHIESAHSPIESSTNCKICELAFESEQVLLEHMKDNHKPGEMPYVCQVCNYRSSFFSDVETHFRSVHENTKDLLCPFCLKVLRSSHMYMQHYMKHQKKGIHRCGKCRLNFLTYKEKLEHKTHVHKTFRKPQALEGLPPGTKVTIRASLTGKTPSLPTSPDRPSFTVTPESFNQQTKPPVSASKSKSNYSAAGKAKATQSSKKQNCRTSKHNLALRNLRVNGGRYTCIECNGQVDDFFSHFPMASNCGACRYRTSCKVSIGNHMIKFHSTITKNRFLKMDYKRNSSALKLTLVCLNCDLLVDASGGDLMTKHLTDRPHHICKVIQERADIKAKDRLKNSKRKGVGFTVAPPVHALTSWAPSTSLPMSLLSRQPAKVMFVLTPPSDQKPKEMDLKPAESITSESVISESATSESVTPAAVEPPEPEPMLPADDKEKEKESAEMSVSEGTSEGEKQASLPALSSSCTSEDVLDPCEESVGNSESAVVKEELPEPEAEEQQTKTE; this comes from the exons ATGTCTGAACTTTTTATGGAGTGTGtcgaggaggagctggagccgTGGCAGAAACAAGCTCCTGAAGTTCATTTgatagatgatgatgatgatgacgatgaacCCATCTTCGTAGGAGTGCTCT CTAATAACCAGAAAGATGCCAAGCCTAAACCTTCACCTCCTCAGAGTGCAGAGAAACAAGACGTAAAGCGTCCTGCTCCCAAGTCTGCCATTGGTGCCTCACCAATAATGCTGCCCTTGAgtgtggctggaaatgcagtgaatACTGTGGTGCCCAATCTGACAACAGTGACCCCCCAGCCTGTTATTGTCAATAACCAG GGCTTCATAGTCGCCTCTCCGCAATTGGCAAACAGCAGTGAGTTTATTGCCTCTCTTGGGAGCCAGTACCCACCTGGGACTTCATTTACAATTGTACCAG CTGGTCAACAGCAGCTTTTTCAGCAGGTCTCCCCAGCCACGGTAATACCTGGTGTTGTCCACCGGCCTCAGGTGCAACAAATCAGCAACAACGTTGTGACGTTGTCTAACGTCCAAAGCCCTGCTGTGTATTCAGCACAATCTCACCAGCTGCAGCTCAACCGTTCCAATCCACAACCTCTTCAGACCTTCTCTGCGCCTGCAAAGgccaataacaataacaaag ATCCAGTCCTAGTCAAACGAGGATTACCACCACAGCCAGTAGACAACGCAGCAAAAAGAGCCAAGCTTGATATCG tgCCAACAAAAGTAATTCTCCCTTTGGATAATGGGTATATGAAGAAAAAGTGCCCAAAGTGTCAAGAAGAATTCCTTACACAGGAGGCCCTGAAATTTCatgttgtg AGCTGCTGCGCAGTCGTGGAATGTACATCTCCATCAGCCCTGAACGCTGCAAACAAGCGCATCATGCTGGTCTCAGATTTCTACTACGGCCGGTTTATGGGAGATGGGATGAAAAAGGAACAGAAGACCAACACCACGTTCAAGTGCCAGAGCTGTTTAAAAGTTCTCAAGAACAATATCAG GTTCATGAATCATATGAAGCACCACCTGGAGCTTGAAAAGCAGAACAGCGAGAGCTGGGAAAGCCACACAACTTGCCAGCACTGCTACCGACAGTACCTGACTCCGTTCCAGCTGCAGTGCCACATCGAGAGCGCCCACAGCCCGATCGAATCCTCAA CCAACTGCAAGATATGTGAGCTGGCGTTTGAGTCAGAGCAAGTTCTTCTGGAACACATGAAGGACAATCATAAGCCCGGGGAAATGCCCTACGTCTGCCAG GTCTGCAACTACCGGTCCTCCTTCTTCTCAGATGTGGAGACACATTTCCGAAGTGTCCATGAAAACACGAAAGACCTGCTCTGTCCCTTCTGTCTCAAAGTTCTCAGAAGTAGTCATATGTACATGCAACACTACATGAAACATCAG aaaaAAGGGATCCATCGCTGTGGAAAATGCCGACTGAACTTTCTCACCTACAAGGAGAAACTGGAGCACAAGACTCACGTCCACAAGACTTTCAGAAAGCCTCAAGCCCTGGAAGGCCTTCCTCCAGGAACAAAG GTGACCATTCGAGCATCCCTCACGGGAAAGACACCCTCATTGCCGACCTCCCCTGATCGTCCGAGCTTTACTGTCACTCCAGAAAGTTTCAACCAGCAAACCAAACCTCCAGTCAGTGCGTCCAAGTCTAAGTCAAACtactctgcagcaggaaaagCCAAGGCGACTCAGAGCAGCAAGAAGCAGAATTGCCGGACCAGCAAGCACAACCTGGCACTCAGGAATCTCAG AGTCAACGGAGGGCGGTACACGTGCATCGAGTGCAACGGACAAGTTGATGACTTCTTTTCTCATTTCCCAATGGCTTCAAATTGTGGTGCGTGCAGATATCGGACAAGTTGCAAAGTTTCCATTGGTAACCACATGATCAA GTTTCATAGCACCATAaccaaaaacagatttttgaaaatggatTACAAGAGGAATTCATCTGCATTAAA ATTGACGCTGGTCTGTCTCAACTGTGACCTCCTTGTGGATGCATCAGGCGGTGACCTGATGACCAAACACTTAACTGATAGACCCCATCACATATGCAAAGTCATTCAGGAGAGAG CAGATATCAAAGCCAAAGATCGATT AAAAAACTCTAAAAGAAAAGGGGTTGGTTTCACAGTGGCGCCCCCTGTCCATGCATTAACCAGTTGGGCCCCATCTACATCCTTACCTAT GAGTCTCCTGTCCAGGCAGCCAGCAAAAGTCATGTTTGTCTTGACGCCACCGTCCGATCAAAAACCAAAGGAAATGGACTTAAAACCAGCTGAAAGCATCACATCTGAAAGCGTCATATCTGAAAGCGCCACATCTGAAAGTGTTACTCCCGCCGCCGTTGAGCCACCAGAACCAGAGCCGAT
- the znf280d gene encoding zinc finger protein 280C isoform X4: MSELFMECVEEELEPWQKQAPEVHLIDDDDDDDEPIFVGVLSNNQKDAKPKPSPPQSAEKQDVKRPAPKSAIGASPIMLPLSVAGNAVNTVVPNLTTVTPQPVIVNNQGFIVASPQLANSSEFIASLGSQYPPGTSFTIVPAGQQQLFQQVSPATVIPGVVHRPQVQQISNNVVTLSNVQSPAVYSAQSHQLQLNRSNPQPLQTFSAPAKANNNNKDPVLVKRGLPPQPVDNAAKRAKLDIVPTKVILPLDNGYMKKKCPKCQEEFLTQEALKFHVVSCCAVVECTSPSALNAANKRIMLVSDFYYGRFMGDGMKKEQKTNTTFKCQSCLKVLKNNIRFMNHMKHHLELEKQNSESWESHTTCQHCYRQYLTPFQLQCHIESAHSPIESSTNCKICELAFESEQVLLEHMKDNHKPGEMPYVCQVCNYRSSFFSDVETHFRSVHENTKDLLCPFCLKVLRSSHMYMQHYMKHQKKGIHRCGKCRLNFLTYKEKLEHKTHVHKTFRKPQALEGLPPGTKVTIRASLTGKTPSLPTSPDRPSFTVTPESFNQQTKPPVSASKSKSNYSAAGKAKATQSSKKQNCRTSKHNLALRNLRVNGGRYTCIECNGQVDDFFSHFPMASNCGACRYRTSCKVSIGNHMIKFHSTITKNRFLKMDYKRNSSALKLTLVCLNCDLLVDASGGDLMTKHLTDRPHHICKVIQERDIKAKDRLSLLSRQPAKVMFVLTPPSDQKPKEMDLKPAESITSESVISESATSESVTPAAVEPPEPEPMLPADDKEKEKESAEMSVSEGTSEGEKQASLPALSSSCTSEDVLDPCEESVGNSESAVVKEELPEPEAEEQQTKTE, from the exons ATGTCTGAACTTTTTATGGAGTGTGtcgaggaggagctggagccgTGGCAGAAACAAGCTCCTGAAGTTCATTTgatagatgatgatgatgatgacgatgaacCCATCTTCGTAGGAGTGCTCT CTAATAACCAGAAAGATGCCAAGCCTAAACCTTCACCTCCTCAGAGTGCAGAGAAACAAGACGTAAAGCGTCCTGCTCCCAAGTCTGCCATTGGTGCCTCACCAATAATGCTGCCCTTGAgtgtggctggaaatgcagtgaatACTGTGGTGCCCAATCTGACAACAGTGACCCCCCAGCCTGTTATTGTCAATAACCAG GGCTTCATAGTCGCCTCTCCGCAATTGGCAAACAGCAGTGAGTTTATTGCCTCTCTTGGGAGCCAGTACCCACCTGGGACTTCATTTACAATTGTACCAG CTGGTCAACAGCAGCTTTTTCAGCAGGTCTCCCCAGCCACGGTAATACCTGGTGTTGTCCACCGGCCTCAGGTGCAACAAATCAGCAACAACGTTGTGACGTTGTCTAACGTCCAAAGCCCTGCTGTGTATTCAGCACAATCTCACCAGCTGCAGCTCAACCGTTCCAATCCACAACCTCTTCAGACCTTCTCTGCGCCTGCAAAGgccaataacaataacaaag ATCCAGTCCTAGTCAAACGAGGATTACCACCACAGCCAGTAGACAACGCAGCAAAAAGAGCCAAGCTTGATATCG tgCCAACAAAAGTAATTCTCCCTTTGGATAATGGGTATATGAAGAAAAAGTGCCCAAAGTGTCAAGAAGAATTCCTTACACAGGAGGCCCTGAAATTTCatgttgtg AGCTGCTGCGCAGTCGTGGAATGTACATCTCCATCAGCCCTGAACGCTGCAAACAAGCGCATCATGCTGGTCTCAGATTTCTACTACGGCCGGTTTATGGGAGATGGGATGAAAAAGGAACAGAAGACCAACACCACGTTCAAGTGCCAGAGCTGTTTAAAAGTTCTCAAGAACAATATCAG GTTCATGAATCATATGAAGCACCACCTGGAGCTTGAAAAGCAGAACAGCGAGAGCTGGGAAAGCCACACAACTTGCCAGCACTGCTACCGACAGTACCTGACTCCGTTCCAGCTGCAGTGCCACATCGAGAGCGCCCACAGCCCGATCGAATCCTCAA CCAACTGCAAGATATGTGAGCTGGCGTTTGAGTCAGAGCAAGTTCTTCTGGAACACATGAAGGACAATCATAAGCCCGGGGAAATGCCCTACGTCTGCCAG GTCTGCAACTACCGGTCCTCCTTCTTCTCAGATGTGGAGACACATTTCCGAAGTGTCCATGAAAACACGAAAGACCTGCTCTGTCCCTTCTGTCTCAAAGTTCTCAGAAGTAGTCATATGTACATGCAACACTACATGAAACATCAG aaaaAAGGGATCCATCGCTGTGGAAAATGCCGACTGAACTTTCTCACCTACAAGGAGAAACTGGAGCACAAGACTCACGTCCACAAGACTTTCAGAAAGCCTCAAGCCCTGGAAGGCCTTCCTCCAGGAACAAAG GTGACCATTCGAGCATCCCTCACGGGAAAGACACCCTCATTGCCGACCTCCCCTGATCGTCCGAGCTTTACTGTCACTCCAGAAAGTTTCAACCAGCAAACCAAACCTCCAGTCAGTGCGTCCAAGTCTAAGTCAAACtactctgcagcaggaaaagCCAAGGCGACTCAGAGCAGCAAGAAGCAGAATTGCCGGACCAGCAAGCACAACCTGGCACTCAGGAATCTCAG AGTCAACGGAGGGCGGTACACGTGCATCGAGTGCAACGGACAAGTTGATGACTTCTTTTCTCATTTCCCAATGGCTTCAAATTGTGGTGCGTGCAGATATCGGACAAGTTGCAAAGTTTCCATTGGTAACCACATGATCAA GTTTCATAGCACCATAaccaaaaacagatttttgaaaatggatTACAAGAGGAATTCATCTGCATTAAA ATTGACGCTGGTCTGTCTCAACTGTGACCTCCTTGTGGATGCATCAGGCGGTGACCTGATGACCAAACACTTAACTGATAGACCCCATCACATATGCAAAGTCATTCAGGAGAGAG ATATCAAAGCCAAAGATCGATT GAGTCTCCTGTCCAGGCAGCCAGCAAAAGTCATGTTTGTCTTGACGCCACCGTCCGATCAAAAACCAAAGGAAATGGACTTAAAACCAGCTGAAAGCATCACATCTGAAAGCGTCATATCTGAAAGCGCCACATCTGAAAGTGTTACTCCCGCCGCCGTTGAGCCACCAGAACCAGAGCCGAT
- the znf280d gene encoding zinc finger protein 280C isoform X3 — protein MSELFMECVEEELEPWQKQAPEVHLIDDDDDDDEPIFVGVLSNNQKDAKPKPSPPQSAEKQDVKRPAPKSAIGASPIMLPLSVAGNAVNTVVPNLTTVTPQPVIVNNQGFIVASPQLANSSEFIASLGSQYPPGTSFTIVPAGQQQLFQQVSPATVIPGVVHRPQVQQISNNVVTLSNVQSPAVYSAQSHQLQLNRSNPQPLQTFSAPAKANNNNKDPVLVKRGLPPQPVDNAAKRAKLDIVPTKVILPLDNGYMKKKCPKCQEEFLTQEALKFHVVSCCAVVECTSPSALNAANKRIMLVSDFYYGRFMGDGMKKEQKTNTTFKCQSCLKVLKNNIRFMNHMKHHLELEKQNSESWESHTTCQHCYRQYLTPFQLQCHIESAHSPIESSTNCKICELAFESEQVLLEHMKDNHKPGEMPYVCQVCNYRSSFFSDVETHFRSVHENTKDLLCPFCLKVLRSSHMYMQHYMKHQKKGIHRCGKCRLNFLTYKEKLEHKTHVHKTFRKPQALEGLPPGTKVTIRASLTGKTPSLPTSPDRPSFTVTPESFNQQTKPPVSASKSKSNYSAAGKAKATQSSKKQNCRTSKHNLALRNLRVNGGRYTCIECNGQVDDFFSHFPMASNCGACRYRTSCKVSIGNHMIKFHSTITKNRFLKMDYKRNSSALKLTLVCLNCDLLVDASGGDLMTKHLTDRPHHICKVIQERADIKAKDRLSLLSRQPAKVMFVLTPPSDQKPKEMDLKPAESITSESVISESATSESVTPAAVEPPEPEPMLPADDKEKEKESAEMSVSEGTSEGEKQASLPALSSSCTSEDVLDPCEESVGNSESAVVKEELPEPEAEEQQTKTE, from the exons ATGTCTGAACTTTTTATGGAGTGTGtcgaggaggagctggagccgTGGCAGAAACAAGCTCCTGAAGTTCATTTgatagatgatgatgatgatgacgatgaacCCATCTTCGTAGGAGTGCTCT CTAATAACCAGAAAGATGCCAAGCCTAAACCTTCACCTCCTCAGAGTGCAGAGAAACAAGACGTAAAGCGTCCTGCTCCCAAGTCTGCCATTGGTGCCTCACCAATAATGCTGCCCTTGAgtgtggctggaaatgcagtgaatACTGTGGTGCCCAATCTGACAACAGTGACCCCCCAGCCTGTTATTGTCAATAACCAG GGCTTCATAGTCGCCTCTCCGCAATTGGCAAACAGCAGTGAGTTTATTGCCTCTCTTGGGAGCCAGTACCCACCTGGGACTTCATTTACAATTGTACCAG CTGGTCAACAGCAGCTTTTTCAGCAGGTCTCCCCAGCCACGGTAATACCTGGTGTTGTCCACCGGCCTCAGGTGCAACAAATCAGCAACAACGTTGTGACGTTGTCTAACGTCCAAAGCCCTGCTGTGTATTCAGCACAATCTCACCAGCTGCAGCTCAACCGTTCCAATCCACAACCTCTTCAGACCTTCTCTGCGCCTGCAAAGgccaataacaataacaaag ATCCAGTCCTAGTCAAACGAGGATTACCACCACAGCCAGTAGACAACGCAGCAAAAAGAGCCAAGCTTGATATCG tgCCAACAAAAGTAATTCTCCCTTTGGATAATGGGTATATGAAGAAAAAGTGCCCAAAGTGTCAAGAAGAATTCCTTACACAGGAGGCCCTGAAATTTCatgttgtg AGCTGCTGCGCAGTCGTGGAATGTACATCTCCATCAGCCCTGAACGCTGCAAACAAGCGCATCATGCTGGTCTCAGATTTCTACTACGGCCGGTTTATGGGAGATGGGATGAAAAAGGAACAGAAGACCAACACCACGTTCAAGTGCCAGAGCTGTTTAAAAGTTCTCAAGAACAATATCAG GTTCATGAATCATATGAAGCACCACCTGGAGCTTGAAAAGCAGAACAGCGAGAGCTGGGAAAGCCACACAACTTGCCAGCACTGCTACCGACAGTACCTGACTCCGTTCCAGCTGCAGTGCCACATCGAGAGCGCCCACAGCCCGATCGAATCCTCAA CCAACTGCAAGATATGTGAGCTGGCGTTTGAGTCAGAGCAAGTTCTTCTGGAACACATGAAGGACAATCATAAGCCCGGGGAAATGCCCTACGTCTGCCAG GTCTGCAACTACCGGTCCTCCTTCTTCTCAGATGTGGAGACACATTTCCGAAGTGTCCATGAAAACACGAAAGACCTGCTCTGTCCCTTCTGTCTCAAAGTTCTCAGAAGTAGTCATATGTACATGCAACACTACATGAAACATCAG aaaaAAGGGATCCATCGCTGTGGAAAATGCCGACTGAACTTTCTCACCTACAAGGAGAAACTGGAGCACAAGACTCACGTCCACAAGACTTTCAGAAAGCCTCAAGCCCTGGAAGGCCTTCCTCCAGGAACAAAG GTGACCATTCGAGCATCCCTCACGGGAAAGACACCCTCATTGCCGACCTCCCCTGATCGTCCGAGCTTTACTGTCACTCCAGAAAGTTTCAACCAGCAAACCAAACCTCCAGTCAGTGCGTCCAAGTCTAAGTCAAACtactctgcagcaggaaaagCCAAGGCGACTCAGAGCAGCAAGAAGCAGAATTGCCGGACCAGCAAGCACAACCTGGCACTCAGGAATCTCAG AGTCAACGGAGGGCGGTACACGTGCATCGAGTGCAACGGACAAGTTGATGACTTCTTTTCTCATTTCCCAATGGCTTCAAATTGTGGTGCGTGCAGATATCGGACAAGTTGCAAAGTTTCCATTGGTAACCACATGATCAA GTTTCATAGCACCATAaccaaaaacagatttttgaaaatggatTACAAGAGGAATTCATCTGCATTAAA ATTGACGCTGGTCTGTCTCAACTGTGACCTCCTTGTGGATGCATCAGGCGGTGACCTGATGACCAAACACTTAACTGATAGACCCCATCACATATGCAAAGTCATTCAGGAGAGAG CAGATATCAAAGCCAAAGATCGATT GAGTCTCCTGTCCAGGCAGCCAGCAAAAGTCATGTTTGTCTTGACGCCACCGTCCGATCAAAAACCAAAGGAAATGGACTTAAAACCAGCTGAAAGCATCACATCTGAAAGCGTCATATCTGAAAGCGCCACATCTGAAAGTGTTACTCCCGCCGCCGTTGAGCCACCAGAACCAGAGCCGAT